The Deltaproteobacteria bacterium genome contains the following window.
AGGACCCGAAGAAAGGCCTTTTGACAGGAGTAGGGCAGCTCTCCGATTTCATCCAGAAAGAGGGTCCCCCCATCCGCCTGTTTGATCAATCCTTCGTGGCTCTGATCCGCACCGGTAAAGGCCCCTTTCTCATATCCGAAGAGAGTGCTCTCAATTAAGGTCGTGGGCAGGGAGGCGCAGTCCACCACCACAAAATCCTTCTTGGCCCGGCTGCTGTTGTCATGGATGGCCTGGGCAAAAAGCTCTTTCCCCGTTCCGGTTTCTCCCTCGATTAAAACATTGGCCTTGTTGCCGGCCGCCTGGGCCAGAAGGTCAAGGCAGGACTGCATCAAAGGGCTGTCCCCGATAATCCCTTCTCTTTTTAACACTTTGATATCATGAGGCCCTTTTTTTTCCGCCCGGTATTGAAGTGCCCTGGTAATCGGTAGGGTCATTTTTTCTAATGAGGAGGGTTTCTCAATATAATCCCAGGCCCCGTTTTTAATGGCCAATTGCGCTCCATCCGGGTCCCCGAGTCCGGTAATGATGATCACTTCAGGGGAAGAAGGGGCTTCCCGAATTTTCGGCAGGGCTTCCAAACCGTTTCCATCCGGAAGCCGGATATCCAATAAAACCAAATCAAATGTCCGGGATGATACCTCCTTGAGCCCTTCGTTTAATGAACAGGCCGAAACGGCCTTGTGTCCCATTTTTCGGACAAGCAAGGAAAACATCTTGCAGACCTGTTTTTCGTCGTCAATAATCAGGATTCTGGCCATCGGATGTCTTTATCTCTTTTCCGGATCATTTGACAAAACGGCCCGCTTCCGGTCCCTTTTGGGAAGGTATATGATGAAAATGGTCCCTTGGTTCGGCTGGCTAAAAAAATCAATATGTCCTCCACTTTGATGAATGATTCCCTGAATCATGGAAAGACCCAGCCCGCTCCCTTTCCCTTCCTGCTTGGTGGTAAAGAAAGGCTCAAAGACCAGAGGCTGGATATGAGGTTCGATTCCGATACCGGTGTCCTTAATGGACATGGTGACGTGGGTGCCAGGGTGAAAGAAATTGCCGCAAGTTTTACAAAAAGTATTCGATGAAATTTCCTTGGCGGCGGTGCGCATTAAAAGCTTTCCGCCCCTGGGCATGGCATCTCGGGCATTAATAGCCAGATTCATAATAACCTGCTCCATCTGTCCGATATCGATATAGACAGGCAATGGATTTGGATCAAGGAGGACTTCCAACTCGACGGCCTCACCAATAATACGGCCGATCATTTTTCCGATGTTTTCGACGATACGGTTGAGATCTATGATCCGGGGGGCGAGTACCTGTTTCCGTCCGAAAGCCAACAATTGTCGGGTCAACAAAGAGGCCTTTTCTCCGGCCTTTTTGATCTCCATCAAGGGCTGAAACAAGGGATCATTTTTTTTGAGATTCGAGAGCATGACCCCGCTATAACCGGCGATCACCGTCAACAGGTTGTTAAAGTCGTGGGCCACGCCGGCGGTCAGTCTTCCGATGGCTTCCATTTTTTGGGCCTGCCGGAACTGTTCTTCCAGTTGCTTGCGCTTGGTGATGTCTCTGACCGTAACCAGGATACGCTCGTCTCCTAAAATAGTAATGCGCTTCATGGAAACCTCTACCCAGAATAAGCGTCCCGATTTATCTTTGGCCCTCCATTCGACGACGCCAGGAATCCCTGTCAAGGCCTTCTTGAACCAGGTTAAGGCGGATGTTGGGGTATATGGCGGCGAGTTGTCACTGACGTCCTCCATTTTCAGAAATCGAGCTTCTTCAAGGGTAAATCCGTATAGCTCGCACGTCTTCTGATTCACGTCAAGGATGACCATGGTGTCAGGATGGAGGACAAAAATAGCATCATTAGCCAGATTAAAAAGAGTCCGGTAACCATCAGCCATTTTTTTAATCGAATCCTGAGTTTTTTTAAGTTCGGTGAGGTCCATGAAGGAGGCAATTCTTTGCTGGGTTCCGGAAAAACGCTCTATAGTAATCAGCAAATTTTTCCGGTTGCCTGATTTATCCAGGCCGCCGGCCTCATAGCTCCTGGGCGCGGCTTTGGGATCGATTGTCCGTAAGCGGTGGTATTCTTGAAGCCTTTTTAAATCCTCCTTAACGATAAAATCCCGCCAGGTCTTTTTCCCTTCCAATTCGTTTTTCCCGTACCCCGCCATCTTTGCGAATTTATTATTGACCTGGGAGAGAATCCCGTCTTCCTCGATAACCGCCATGGCGATCCCGGCGGTTTCAAAGATGGTCCGATACCTTTGTTCAGATTCTTGCAGGGCTTCCTGTGCTTGCTTTTCCAGTTCTTGGCATTTGGCGAACTTTTCGGACAGGAAAGTACCTTGAGTTTGCAGATTTTCACTCAGGACGAACAGGTCCCTTTGAACCTCATCGGGACATCCGGGGATGGATTGCAAAAGGTCGCCCAGACTTTTCTGAATAGCTTTTATCCCGGAAAGGAGATCCTTACTGCTTGAAGGGGGATGCTGCTTTTTCTTGGCGAAGGTTTTTCCCATTGCAAATACTACAAATTTATATCATCCTCACCTGGACAAATCTTTCTGATCAGTAAACCCTCATGTCCTAAGAGGGCGACATGAGAACGAAAATCCCCCGCCTCCCCCTTTGTGACAGGGGAATTGAAAGGGATTTAAATCTACTTTCGTGCTAAGTCAATAAATTCTTAAATTTGTTAGACGTTCAATTTGGAAATTTATTAAGCAAAAATTATGCCTTGAGCGGTGAAATAAATATCCAAGCTATCTTAAGTAATTAGAAATTTAATCGGAGAGGGGAGGCAGCAATTAGAAAACCGGAAGTTTACAAGGTGTAAAAATTATGAGTTCCTAAACAGGATTATCTGGAGACCGTGATCGTTTCAATCGCTGCCAGCCAGAGGCCGATGATCCGGTTGAAAAAGATTTTTACGCTTCGTGTCGTCCCCCGGGACCCTGAGGGTTTAATACCTGATAGAGGGTTTCACTCAAGGCAGCGATACTGAATGGCTTGGTGACTCTGCCCTTAAATCCATACTTCTCGAATTCGGATAATACCGGATCACCGGAATAGCCGCTGGAAACGATGGCCTTTACCTGGGGATCGATTTCCAATAATTTTTTGATGGCCCTTTTTCCCCCTATTCCCCCGGGGATAGTCAGGTCCATGATAACGGCATCAAAAGGAGTTCCTGAATTTTTCGCCGATTTATATTTTTCCAGGGCCTCCCGGCCGTCAAAGGTGATTTCCACCTTATAGCCTAACTTGTCCAATATTTGGGTTATTACCTGGTTTACCAGAGGATCATCATCCATTACCAGTATTTTCCCGAAACCCGACAAA
Protein-coding sequences here:
- a CDS encoding sigma-54-dependent Fis family transcriptional regulator, whose translation is MARILIIDDEKQVCKMFSLLVRKMGHKAVSACSLNEGLKEVSSRTFDLVLLDIRLPDGNGLEALPKIREAPSSPEVIIITGLGDPDGAQLAIKNGAWDYIEKPSSLEKMTLPITRALQYRAEKKGPHDIKVLKREGIIGDSPLMQSCLDLLAQAAGNKANVLIEGETGTGKELFAQAIHDNSSRAKKDFVVVDCASLPTTLIESTLFGYEKGAFTGADQSHEGLIKQADGGTLFLDEIGELPYSCQKAFLRVLQEHRFRPIGRKREIESDFRLVAATNQNLEELVKQGRFRKDLFFRVRSLTIELPPLRKRVEDIKDIFLYYLPRLSEKYGQKKKGFSPDFFEALHHYEWPGNIREFISALEVGLSALKKDPILYPIHLPAYIRIGLAQKSLADRKEVQMETHQETLDQKRILPLKKVREAAEKQYLRRLLIHTSKNIKKACQLSGLSRSRFYALLKKHNLF
- a CDS encoding PAS domain S-box protein, whose amino-acid sequence is MGKTFAKKKQHPPSSSKDLLSGIKAIQKSLGDLLQSIPGCPDEVQRDLFVLSENLQTQGTFLSEKFAKCQELEKQAQEALQESEQRYRTIFETAGIAMAVIEEDGILSQVNNKFAKMAGYGKNELEGKKTWRDFIVKEDLKRLQEYHRLRTIDPKAAPRSYEAGGLDKSGNRKNLLITIERFSGTQQRIASFMDLTELKKTQDSIKKMADGYRTLFNLANDAIFVLHPDTMVILDVNQKTCELYGFTLEEARFLKMEDVSDNSPPYTPTSALTWFKKALTGIPGVVEWRAKDKSGRLFWVEVSMKRITILGDERILVTVRDITKRKQLEEQFRQAQKMEAIGRLTAGVAHDFNNLLTVIAGYSGVMLSNLKKNDPLFQPLMEIKKAGEKASLLTRQLLAFGRKQVLAPRIIDLNRIVENIGKMIGRIIGEAVELEVLLDPNPLPVYIDIGQMEQVIMNLAINARDAMPRGGKLLMRTAAKEISSNTFCKTCGNFFHPGTHVTMSIKDTGIGIEPHIQPLVFEPFFTTKQEGKGSGLGLSMIQGIIHQSGGHIDFFSQPNQGTIFIIYLPKRDRKRAVLSNDPEKR
- a CDS encoding response regulator, which codes for GIPSDILPKIFDPYFTTKPKGSGLGLATVYSIIHRHDGRISVESEADRGTLFIIHLPAATGPWKEQSAAAEKTLSGFGKILVMDDDPLVNQVITQILDKLGYKVEITFDGREALEKYKSAKNSGTPFDAVIMDLTIPGGIGGKRAIKKLLEIDPQVKAIVSSGYSGDPVLSEFEKYGFKGRVTKPFSIAALSETLYQVLNPQGPGGRHEA